Proteins from a genomic interval of Treponema succinifaciens DSM 2489:
- the murC gene encoding UDP-N-acetylmuramate--L-alanine ligase: MASMEKSILPQNLTGVHIHFVGIKGTGMAALVEILSARKAVITGSDVSERFYTDEILEKLGIKALPFSTQNVTEKTQLVIYSSAYSAEKNPDLAQAKKLGVPLLLYSEALGELSRTAYSCGICGVHGKTTTTGLAGTMLKEIDLPSQVLAGSIISSFGNSCTMTSSEFSNSDEAEKKYFVAETCEYQRHFMSFCPQKIILTSVESDHQDYYPTFSDIQNAFVDYICKLPENGDLIFCADDKGACETAELAKEKRNDINFIPYGENAEGDFKLSFGKVEGGKQYFTIGKTECALHVPGNHNARNAAAAFALCCRLLKTAGKNPQEYFDKLKNGLEKFSGGKRRSEIVGCVKNKFGQDIIFIDDYGHHPTAIKTTLAGFRQFYKDHKIIVDFMSHTYTRTAALLEEFASSFESADMVVINKIYGSAREKADSTTVTGKILAEHAKKYHPNVVYAKEFEEAAQIIESELNKKSDAKDGYVFVTMGAGDNFKVGKMVLEKFKV; the protein is encoded by the coding sequence CGAAAAGCTGTAATCACAGGCAGCGATGTTTCAGAAAGATTCTACACAGATGAAATTCTTGAAAAACTTGGAATCAAAGCCTTGCCGTTCAGCACTCAGAATGTTACAGAAAAAACTCAGCTTGTAATTTATTCAAGCGCGTATTCAGCTGAAAAAAATCCGGATCTTGCGCAGGCAAAAAAGCTTGGAGTTCCGCTTCTTTTATACAGCGAGGCTTTGGGTGAACTTTCAAGAACTGCATACAGCTGCGGAATTTGCGGCGTCCATGGAAAAACCACAACAACCGGTCTTGCAGGAACAATGCTAAAGGAGATTGACCTTCCGTCTCAAGTTTTAGCAGGAAGCATTATTTCTTCTTTTGGAAATTCCTGCACAATGACTTCATCGGAATTTTCAAATTCAGATGAAGCTGAAAAAAAATATTTTGTCGCGGAAACCTGCGAGTACCAGCGGCACTTTATGTCTTTTTGTCCGCAGAAAATAATTTTGACTTCCGTTGAAAGCGACCATCAGGATTACTATCCGACTTTTTCCGACATTCAAAATGCTTTCGTTGATTATATCTGCAAACTTCCAGAAAACGGCGACTTGATTTTTTGCGCTGACGACAAAGGCGCTTGCGAGACAGCCGAGCTTGCAAAGGAAAAACGGAACGACATAAATTTCATTCCTTACGGGGAAAACGCGGAAGGCGACTTTAAACTTTCATTCGGAAAAGTTGAGGGTGGAAAGCAATATTTTACAATTGGAAAAACTGAATGCGCTCTTCATGTGCCGGGAAACCACAACGCAAGAAATGCAGCGGCGGCATTTGCTCTGTGCTGCAGGCTTTTAAAAACTGCCGGAAAAAATCCGCAGGAATATTTTGACAAGTTAAAAAATGGCCTTGAAAAATTTTCAGGCGGAAAACGCCGAAGCGAAATTGTTGGATGCGTAAAAAATAAATTCGGGCAGGACATAATTTTTATTGACGACTACGGACATCATCCGACAGCAATAAAAACAACCTTGGCTGGGTTCCGGCAATTTTATAAAGACCACAAAATTATCGTTGACTTTATGAGCCACACTTACACACGGACTGCGGCTTTGCTTGAAGAATTCGCATCAAGCTTTGAAAGCGCGGACATGGTTGTTATAAATAAAATCTACGGAAGCGCACGTGAAAAAGCGGACAGCACAACTGTAACTGGAAAAATTCTTGCCGAGCACGCAAAAAAATACCATCCGAATGTTGTCTATGCAAAAGAATTTGAAGAAGCCGCTCAAATCATAGAAAGCGAGCTGAACAAAAAGTCCGATGCAAAAGATGGATATGTTTTTGTTACAATGGGAGCCGGCGACAATTTCAAAGTCGGCAAAATGGTTCTTGAAAAATTTAAAGTTTAG
- a CDS encoding YicC/YloC family endoribonuclease, which translates to MNSMTGYGFKEAIVENTQISVEIKSVNSRFLDLSVNIPSFLNPLEARIRKTVSEKIVRGKIDLTIRVRDNNSTAKVSADPAAAKMYSDAILEIAKALGKSEVEIPLSLIVSQEGVLNVSHEYDAESYWKKIEGVFSEVLSQFIEDRKREGENLKSDLLEKLSTLDECAAFFKKWQPEMEKRFREQISAKFHELLSDKADENRIMSETAAMIVKYTINEEIIRLQSHLQALRKEINENPIPGKKIDFICQEANREINTIGSKNQFTEVGEKVIDAKNALENIREQGKNIE; encoded by the coding sequence ATGAACAGCATGACAGGCTACGGCTTTAAAGAAGCCATTGTGGAAAATACGCAGATAAGCGTTGAAATAAAATCAGTCAACTCACGGTTCTTGGATTTGTCTGTAAACATTCCGTCTTTTTTGAATCCGCTTGAAGCAAGAATCAGAAAAACTGTAAGCGAAAAAATTGTCCGCGGAAAAATCGACTTGACAATCCGGGTTCGAGACAACAATTCAACAGCAAAAGTAAGTGCCGATCCAGCCGCCGCAAAAATGTACAGCGATGCGATTTTGGAAATTGCAAAGGCTTTGGGAAAATCAGAAGTTGAAATTCCTTTAAGTTTGATTGTTTCGCAGGAAGGCGTTTTGAATGTTTCCCACGAATACGACGCTGAGTCTTATTGGAAAAAAATTGAAGGTGTTTTTTCTGAAGTTCTTTCGCAGTTTATTGAAGACCGCAAACGTGAAGGCGAAAATTTAAAAAGCGATTTGCTTGAAAAGCTTTCTACGCTTGATGAGTGCGCCGCATTTTTTAAAAAGTGGCAGCCGGAAATGGAAAAAAGATTCCGCGAGCAAATTTCAGCAAAGTTCCATGAGCTTCTGTCGGACAAGGCAGATGAAAACCGCATAATGTCGGAAACTGCGGCGATGATTGTAAAATACACAATCAACGAGGAAATTATCAGGCTTCAAAGCCACTTGCAGGCTCTCAGAAAAGAAATCAACGAAAATCCGATTCCGGGTAAAAAAATTGATTTTATCTGTCAAGAAGCGAACCGCGAAATCAATACAATCGGAAGCAAAAATCAGTTTACAGAAGTCGGTGAAAAAGTAATTGACGCAAAGAATGCCCTTGAAAACATAAGAGAACAGGGCAAGAACATTGAATAG
- the cmk gene encoding (d)CMP kinase, whose protein sequence is MNYKIPKGKELRVAISGKSGCGNTTVSTLLAQKLNVKLINFTFRQLAAEKNLTLAQVIENAKTDDSYDITVDTRQVELAKKESCVLGSRLAIWMLKEADFKVYLIADDNVRAQRILNREGGSLEEIKSFTAMRDSEDSRRYKKLYNIDNSNFGFADLKIDTALFTPEQIVEKILLELEKRNLVTTE, encoded by the coding sequence ATGAATTATAAAATTCCTAAGGGAAAAGAACTTCGAGTTGCCATAAGCGGAAAATCTGGCTGTGGAAACACAACAGTAAGCACTTTGCTTGCGCAAAAACTGAATGTAAAACTTATAAACTTTACCTTCCGTCAGCTTGCGGCAGAAAAAAATCTTACACTTGCCCAGGTAATTGAAAATGCAAAAACCGATGACAGCTACGACATTACAGTTGACACAAGGCAAGTTGAGCTTGCAAAAAAAGAAAGCTGCGTTCTTGGAAGCCGTCTTGCAATTTGGATGCTAAAAGAAGCAGATTTTAAAGTTTATCTTATTGCTGATGATAATGTCCGCGCACAAAGAATTCTAAACAGAGAAGGCGGTTCACTTGAAGAAATAAAAAGTTTCACTGCGATGAGAGATTCTGAAGACAGCCGCCGGTATAAAAAACTTTACAACATTGACAACAGCAATTTTGGCTTTGCGGACTTGAAAATTGACACGGCTTTGTTCACTCCAGAGCAAATAGTAGAAAAAATTCTTTTGGAACTTGAAAAAAGAAACCTTGTAACAACTGAATAA